Below is a genomic region from Raphanus sativus cultivar WK10039 chromosome 4, ASM80110v3, whole genome shotgun sequence.
ctaaaaaaaaataaatcagatcAAATAAATGATTCTAGATTATTTAAATGTAATCggattctagagagagaaaatatggtttagggtttcgaaaatatagggttttacttttttttataaaaactttcgAAACCATTGATCTAAATAGTCATTAtatgactttaaaaaaaaaatcagatcaatcTAAACAATTATAGCATTTTTCTAATCTTCCATTATTCTAAAACTAATTTGGAAATTTTCAGAAACCATAAAAAGTCAATTTTCACAAAACCGGAAATTTCTAGAAAAGGTAAAACAATTTAGCAATCTAGaaaatttctattaatttttctaTCAATCCCTTATGATTCAAGTCAATTTCGACATTGATCAGGGAAATCATCTAGCaaatagattaaaatttaacaatttcaaTCGAAAATCACCTATTTGCAatctgatttcataaaaaaaattagggtttgtgTAATTCTCAATTCTAAGCAGttctaaaacatcaagaacaacttaaaaatatttaaactagaCAATCAGATCAAGAAATCAAGTCggaatcacaaaaaaaaaattagatgtttTTGGATGAAACCGatcatgtttatgtttttaggggattgatcgatttctaggttgaaggattcgatttgatcattcagatcaaagaggttttgagattcagaaaccattatggttttgattttttttattgataaacaatctcatatcgaacttttggtttaagagcttcgatttactcatggaaggGAATGAACCTATTAAACTTTTGCTAGGTTTTTATTTggggttttgcaaaattttaatggtcattcctttatcaatcaaccGCGTTCGATTATGTGTTCTTTTAGGGTTTCAACGTTTACCTTTAAAACTTCGAAGTGTAGCtttggaccaccgagagctggaacaagtcggatcgcgaactgcatgaccggaacGGATCAGAATCTGGTCGCGTCTTAGGTTGAGCAAAAACCTCTTGTAGctttagaaaccttaatcaaaaatgaatcaaaataagttagtatagatagatgaagtaaatcgcagaaaataacaaagtataaaGAGAGGCTGCGGTTTAGGcttttgattagggttttagggtagtTGACGGCCCGGGTTGGAACGGAGCTGGAGGGCGCGTTTGATATCGGTTTGATACGAGGTTTGCGGCGATGGATTCTTCACGTCaggagcttcaatttgatatattacacgtcgtctggatccttacggtttgagagaacgaacggtttgaagtcgtcgaatgagttttagaatttcagggttttaggtcacttgacggcACGTCTTAGAATAGAGCGTGAGGGCGCGTCCGGAGTCAGATAGAGGCGAGGCCGACGGCGTTAGATTCGCCTCGTCAAGAGCTTTagtttgatatattactcgtcgtctggttcctcatggttgaagagatcgatcgatttgaagttgtgccgaaattagggtttttagggttacTGGCGGCGCGTATTGAAACAGAGCGTGAGGGAGCGTCTGAGCTCAGATTGACACGAGGTTTACGGCGTTAGTTTGGTTTCGTCgagagcttcgatttgatatgtggctcgtcgtctggatccttacggttggagagatagagcgattttaagatgcgccgtttttagggtttttgggtAGCTCGGGTTTTAGAGAacgtatcgtgctgataacgtgttgtaaaactAAGTGGAGAAACttgtttctattattaatctcgaccaggggtcttacatatatatatatatcaggtcgtgtttatcctaagtggataagtacaacagtcgataagcattatctcctgcggtcggtacggtcctggtcggtccggttatgtcgatcacaatctggtacataatAATTAGATTAATTTTAATCACACTAGCAACTGTTTCATTCTAATTGgaactagattatgacccgcgctttggaagcgcggaatattttacgatgaaaattttcactaataacttaacaaatattttggtaacttttaaagagtgtatttaaaatatttttgcatttaaatcagtgtttctaaattcaacccgattgtgattataccggttaatctagagatctgacaattcaatttaggtttttaaaatatttatattaacaaaaatcactagaatccgagattaaccgattgaactgatggatgaccaatatgtaatctaatttgatttaaattgtaatagtttcataatttgtaatcttataatccaaattttaaagttcattttttgcaatttatgaaattatgatgtttctacaaaattttaaagagaaaatgatagatataaaatattaagattaattattgtattgtttggaaacattgatagtagtataaaaatatattgtttggaaacattgatagtagtataaagaaataagtatattgtttggaaacatgaatagtagtataaagaaaagaacattagtgatttaatgtaagtttaactataaagtataaaggtgtatttaatttaaaaacttacaaaataaatgttaagtccaacagaatgtttctgttttaataagatagattgtttcttttctaattGGGCTATGTAAGCCCAAGCCCAGACAATATTGTTTAATCGAAAAAGCGAACTACCTCAGGCGACGTGTCGATGTCTGCAATGGCTGCGCTTGCCACGTCTCCGCCATGTAACTTCCTCTCCAATGATAACAACACCAGACtccctcctctctctcttctcgcAATCTCCTCATGGCCGACTTAACCAGCATCCGAGACCTCCCATCTCTCACCGGCCTCCATCACCGCCGCAATCCACTGGAAGAAAACCCCTTCTTCCGCCCTTCCCACGGCTTCTACATCGCTCCTTCCGACGTCGTCCTCTCCCAGGTCGTCTACGACCTCTCCGACGCCTCCAAGCCACGCGTCGCCTACCACAGAGCCGGACCCCGCCGCGAGATCCTCTACGAGCCATCGTCTGTGAAGGCGGCGATCGTGACGTGCGGAGGTTTGTGCCCGGGGATGAACACCGTCATCAGAGAGCTCGTGGTTGGTCTGTGGGAGCTGTACGGTGTGAGAGAGATCTATGGAATCCCAGCTGGTTACAGAGGCTTTTACTCCATGGAAGCCGTCGAGTTAAACCCTAAGCTTGTTCATAATTGGCACAAGAGAGGCGGCACTGTCCTCGCCACCTCCCGCGGTGGCTTTGATCTCAGTAAGATCGTCGACGCCATCCAACAAACCGGTTACAACCAGGTCCGGTTTACTATTTGGTTTTAGATTTGTATTAAAGTATGTATCGGTTTCACTAAACCATGTAACTAGACTCGGTTAAGATCAATGTGAACCGGTTCGTGGTTCCAATAAGCTCTATCACACGGTTCGTGAACCAAGTCTAGTTACATGGTTTAGTGAAACCGGTAcatactctcttttttttgctcTGTGAAGATTAATGTAAACCGTGTAATAGAGCTTATTGGAACCATGTACCGGCTTACATTGATCTTAACCGGTATATACTCTGATAATTTGATTTGAGCCGGTACATACTTTTATAATTTGATCACTTACATTTTCTTGAATCCAGTTGTTGCGTGTTTGGTTTGAACAACATTATGATGATGCTATGAAGTTGAATTTTAAACCAAGTTCTGTTTCAGGTCTATATAATAGGAGGAGACGGCACTATGCGTGGGGCGGTCAAGATCTTCGACGAAGTCAGCCGCAGGAAGCTGAAAGTGGGGATCACTGGTATTCCCAAAACGGTGGACAACGATGTGGGCATCATTGATAGATCATTCGGGTTTCAAACGGCAGTAGAGATGGCTCAGGAGGCTATCTCCGCGGCTCACGTTGAGGCTGAGAGCGCTGTCAATGGCATTGGACTAGTGAAGCTCATGGGGAGAAGCACTGGCCACATTGCGCTACATGCCACACTAAGCAGCCGTGACGTGGACTGTTGTTTGATTCCAGAGAATGGATTCTACCTTGAAGGCAAAGGAGGGTTGTTTGAGTTTCTGGAGCAGAGGCTGAAAGATCATGGGCATGCTGTTCTTGTTGTGGCTGAAGGCGCTGGACAAGAGATTATCCCAAGGAATGAAGCGCAGAAACAAGAGAGGGATGAATCTGGGAACCTTGTTTTCTTGGATGTGGGAGTTTGGTTGAAGTCAGCGCTTAAGGAATGGTGGGAGAGAGAGCATCCAAGGGAACTGTTCACGGTGAAGTACATCGATCCCACTTACATGATAAGAGCTGTACCTGCGAATGCTACAGATAACTTGTACTGTACGCTCTTGGCCCACTCGTCTATCCATGGAGTCATGGCTGGTTACACGGGGTTTGTGTCTGGTCCGATCAATGGGAACTATGCTTATATCCCCTTAGGGGAGGTGGCACAGACTAAAAATGAAGTGAACACTAGTGACCCCAAGTGGGCTTGGGTTCGGTCAGTGACGAACCAGCCTGATTTTGAAACGAATTTTAAGGGGTAAACACCAAGAAGATTAGATGGTAAGAGGAATGAGAGAGTGAAGTAAAGATCTTGTAACCTAATAATAATCTCTGTAGTGTATGATCAAACAATGCAACTATCAAGGCAAGGCAATCTTAGTCGCTCGGTCCTCTGGTATCTATCTGTATGTCTATCTAAATAACAGTACAATGTTTGATTTTGTGGGCGTTCAGGTGAGAGTGATGAGAAATGGGGAAAAGTTGAAACAAAGATGAGATCTAATAAGCACATTAGTTGCAGAATCGTTTTCATGAGCATATAAGCTGAAGAAGAATGGTTGAGCAGGAGCTTGAGCTCTGCACTGTATTAATACAGATAAATGCCACTTGACCATCTACAAGTATCATCAATTCTTTAATTGTATAGAAAGATAAAAGAACCAGAAATCTGGTGAATACAGACAAGAGACTTGAGTTTCTGTGGCCAAACATGGTTTACTCCACTACCTGTCTCTACTTGCATGATACTTCCGCTCTGATCCTGTTCCTTGCCTCACTAGCTTCTTGGGGTCTGTACTGGATCTGattttctcttctcctctttggCTTCCTCCCTCGCGCATGCTCCTGGCTTTCCCTATAGAAGCTGTTTCAGCTGGACCTAGGTGAAGCTTGTGCATCATGCTGGTTTCATCCGTGGGCATCTCTTTACCTCTTGAGGCGAGAACTTGGCTCGCTGCTTGACTTAATACTCCCTTGGAACTGCTCTCTTGGTCGAAGAAGAGGGCTTGTACGACAGTTCTCAATGGCATCCTCTCGTTTTTCACCGCGTGGGCTCGTACCTCTGCAGACAATTTCTGGCAGTCAAGGCTTCTGCATAGTcgctttttctcttctttgctTATCTCCGGATGCACCTGCAATGTTAACCACTGTTTTTAGTTCCAAGTACCACCAACATGATGATTGCTCAAGGAAGGGCTGGTATGGTCACCTTGAGATACATGTTGATTGCTTTGTAAAGTCTGTCATGGCTTTCCCGTGCGATGTCAGGCACTGCCTCAGCAAGAGACACGAAATTAGGAACTGGCATATGGACATCTTGTGCGACTGCCTGAAGATAGGAGTCAATAAGCTTTGCCACCTTCCTGATCGAATGTAGCAACTGACTGTTACTAGAAATATGCGCAGAAGACTGTCTTCTCCAAAGCATTAGAAAACTATCAAGAACTGCAGCAACCAAGTCAGTATCA
It encodes:
- the LOC108812175 gene encoding ATP-dependent 6-phosphofructokinase 2, which gives rise to MADLTSIRDLPSLTGLHHRRNPLEENPFFRPSHGFYIAPSDVVLSQVVYDLSDASKPRVAYHRAGPRREILYEPSSVKAAIVTCGGLCPGMNTVIRELVVGLWELYGVREIYGIPAGYRGFYSMEAVELNPKLVHNWHKRGGTVLATSRGGFDLSKIVDAIQQTGYNQVYIIGGDGTMRGAVKIFDEVSRRKLKVGITGIPKTVDNDVGIIDRSFGFQTAVEMAQEAISAAHVEAESAVNGIGLVKLMGRSTGHIALHATLSSRDVDCCLIPENGFYLEGKGGLFEFLEQRLKDHGHAVLVVAEGAGQEIIPRNEAQKQERDESGNLVFLDVGVWLKSALKEWWEREHPRELFTVKYIDPTYMIRAVPANATDNLYCTLLAHSSIHGVMAGYTGFVSGPINGNYAYIPLGEVAQTKNEVNTSDPKWAWVRSVTNQPDFETNFKG